In Aricia agestis chromosome 13, ilAriAges1.1, whole genome shotgun sequence, the genomic window catgtatttgggtcacattttgtaggcTTGTggaacaaatttttgacacagttactcttccctagtttttattatttgaagccaaaaacatgttttttttttactttttctcaAAATTTATTACCTTTAGTAATAAGTTATGTTTCTAAActagaatacaaaaatatttaacttcAATTACCCCCTCGATACACTTAATGTATCTCATTATTTTCCAGTGgcttttatacaaaaatactttttaagcaCCTACCAAActttctaatttaaaaaaaattagataggaATAATTGTTATTTCAATAGAAAATGCAACAACCCATTCTAAGGAcacaaaaaaatcacaaaatcagACTTATAACACAAACACTGTGGTATTGTTTAACAATAATAAGGCAGACACCCACAGACCACTTGCAAACAATtccatgtacatttttgttCAACATGACTCATTATTGCATAAGCTAACTTGTAAATACACATTGTATACATGGAAAGATTAAAATTAGACCTTGGACATTCTTACAGGTTAGTgtaggaaaaacattaaatgtaaactAAAATTTGCTCCCTTACTCTAATCATCTTTCTTGTCTCCTCCCCCGATGGTGACCTTCTTCTGTAGCTTGCTATGCTCCTCGGCGAGCCTGTCGTATTCACGGTTGAGGCTCTCGGCCTGCGATTTCACAGCTTCTTTGTCCTTCTTAGCCACGGACAATTCTTTCTCCAATTTTAAGATCTTGCTCTCGAGAACTTCGATTTCTTTCTTGTGGGCCTCATCGCCGACGCCCTGGTTCGACAGCAGGCTCTTGGCGGCGACGGTCGCGCTCTGAGCCTGACGGAAGCTGGCCTCGGACTGCGCCAGGAGCGCGGCCAACTCCGAGATCATTTGGATCAATCGACGGATCACGATCAAAAGGAATAGGGAAATGCCGGATATGTAGAAGTTCCTTTGGGCGCGGAACAATCTCATGTTGCCTTGCATTTCGGCGTCGAGATGCTGGTGGTCGGTCGCCTCGAGGCTCGAGTACTTCTGCATCTCGCGGATGGCATCCAGAAGACACAAGATTAGCACTCCGATCAGCACCAGGAAATATATCGACGCTTGCCCGCTTATGTACGCGAGGAATTTGGACTTGAAGAATTTGTTCCATCTCGAGGGACTCGCGATCGGCAAAGTGAGCAGCAGTACGAAAGCTATTTCGGCGTAGAGGAAAGTCGCTATTATTGTCCACTGAAGACTCATCTTGAAATGTGTTTAGAACTATTTCCTTTTATCAATTTAACACAGACTCTGAACAGACACTCCGAGCACTGAATGACGAAAATTAGGAGATTGAAGACTTATATTTCCAGAATATCGGTGACTCAAAAGAACACGTATGTACCTCCTACGTCACAGATGACGGTGTTAAAATGACAGTTCAAAGTCTAATGAGCAGTGCTTgaggcattttcttatttttttaatttgattgtcaaacagtttccattttagtaactagatggcgtagataactatcggtaataccaggcaataccatcaataattgctacaaaagtgggcaaaagaatgtaaaacttgatacatatttatatatatatatatatatatatatatatatatatatatatatatatatatatatatatatatatatatatatatatatatatatatatatattaatttgaaaaagacaCGAAGATATTCCAATACAAGACAAGGTTTTATTAtttcagcgtgttcctaaactattaccagtacACTGGcataatcgcttaggccaatgatcgcttaggtttaaaatattttgatttatgtcacacttgacagtacactggtattttttggaaacacacccatatagtcagtgatgccaacctgcagataattttagATCGGTGAGCTCGGAACAATAACTACAGCATGGAAGTCGGAGTAAAATAAAAGCCGAGCcacctatatatttttatgtataaatGTCAATTAGCATGTCATAGGTGTGAATGAAACAGAACAATGCTGTTTgttcttattatttttgaacgtgaaaaacgtgaaaaaacgggggaaattatttgaaagagctaatctcacgaactactagagtaatttttctgttatttttcaccgtaagtaagtagactacgtgaaggatcataggctattttttatggagtaatttgtctgtgaaatatctaatttacgctggCGAAGCCAAgcggtcacgacatcacgcgtaaatggctggacccattttgctgaaatttggtataaatatactttgagtcccgaaaaagaacataggatacattttgtcccggaataatgtacggttactgcacaatatacttgtatgatttgcgcgtaaactattcaatctattttgatgaaatttggcatggagatactttgagcctcgggaaaggacaaggaatactaattttgtcccggaaaatgtacggttctcgcacaataaacttttatgattatcaccTAAACTATTTTATctgttttgatgaaatttggcatggagattggagatactaatttgaatctgggacaaggaatgttttttgtcccgggaaaataTGCAGTTCCCACActatatacttttctgatttgcacGTAAACGATTCagtcgatgtacgggaacaactattaaAACTACTATTAAAGTAAAAAGGGAACAACTattaaagtccacgcggacgaagtcgcgggcaacagctagttaattataatagcaatcaaaaataatagtcattcaaaacgtaatgaattaatgaagcactataatattatcccatcaatgaagcggcacccggctgttgcataactattatattataaatctattgtgtctgcgattcccatgatcgaggtaataataattagtatttacgtggactctccgggcgagcacacccgcgcggcgcgccttgacgacgcccaattcgcaacgtgcagcagaaatcgtaatattttaatttcgccataacattaaaaccaaacgtccaattttaatcattcaaagaccaaatattatctacattaactgtatttagtaatgaaataatttattttgataagaattaatgccatgagtaaaataaaggcatttaaatgtagtccaaaaacatttcaagattttttaatataaaaatggttattgtgcctcactcaacatagataagtatagtgtgtcgcggacttttttgtagatatttaaaagatctacaattacttagaaaattttatggttctatcttttatagtttaggcagcgtacgcgaaaaaagtaacatttctggttgattttttacaccttgcatccgaaaatcccaaatatcttacagaaccctatttttttccaaaataaaatttaatctatgttcagcagaattaatgcaGAATTctaatggtaaaagaatctttgaaatcggtccagtagtttcggagcctatttaagacaaacaaacaatcaaatctttcctctttataatagtagtgtagattgcaatgataattttttgtaagtGTAATTTGTATGGTGAAGTAAAAGTCGCAAAATAAATATTGTCCACTTTATTCGCCttttctacactactattataaagaggaaagatttgattttttgtttgtttgtttgtttgagtcgaataggctccgaaactactggaccgatttgaaaaattcttttaccattggaatcctgcattatttctgctgaacataggctaatttttattttggaaaaatataaggttccgtaagatatttgggattttcggacgcaaggtttaaaaaatcaaccagaaaagttacttattttgcgtacgctgcctaaactataaaagatagaggcataaaatgttctaagtaattaaagatcttttaaatatctacaaaaaagtccgcgacacactatacctatctatgttgagtgaggcacaataaccatttttttattaaaaaatctagaattttttttggactatatttaaatgcgtttatttaaattatgctATTGacctttatcaaaataaattatttcatcactaagtacagttaatgtagataatatttggtctttgaatgattaaaattggacgtttggttttaatgttatggcgaaattaaaatattacgatttctgctgcacgttgcgaattgggcgtcaagacgcgatgcgcgggtgtgcgtgcggtaggggagagatttaattatctgactcgcccggagagtccacgtaaatattacctcgatcgtgggaatcgcagacacaatagattttcaatagttatgcgacagccgggtgctgctttattgatttgatatagactatcgtgcttcattattataatcctaatttcaaaaaagctttaaaagttatgactacgaaagtaatatttttagaactttttaaaataagttttgaatgactattatttttgattgctattataattaattaatttctttaactataaatctccaatagcggcagccggctgccagcataacaattgaagatctattgtgtctgcgatacccacgatgccgatgcacgatggaagtattaatgcatattttttaatccacactatttctgctgaatataggctatatttaatgagagaaaaaagggaaccgtattaagtgttaataattgtgtgaaaaatctaccaaaatattccttcttccttatccatactaatattataaatgcgaaagtatctctgtctgtctgtctgtctgtctgtctgtctgtctgtctgtctgtctgtctgtctgtctgtcttgctttcacgccaaaactactgaaccgattgcaatgaaattttgtacacagttattctagagtctgagaaaggacataggctacattttgatgtgggaaaatatcttatttccatgaaaatatcgatgaaaatgaattcgcattgcgcgtggccagcgctcatcccgggggtcctgggttcgagtcccgcaggcggaacaaaaagttttcaatgttcctgggtcttggatgtgtattaaaataaaatttcaaagatcttaaacatattttatgtataatattataaaaaatccagaaatatatcgatgcaatgaacattttagttctaatacgattcagcagatggcgttttaatttttactttattgtaacatagaactaatcatacttattagttagtatgtttttgtttatctatactataatattataaatgcgaaagtatctctgtctgtctgtctgtctcgctttcacgccaaaactactgaaccgattgtaatgaaattttgtacacagatagtctaaagcctgagaaaggacataggctactttttaactggaaaaaggggttgtaagggggtgaaaattcgtaaatttggtcaaattaagttagttccaaaaactcaaaatagatggcgccaagattcccctagatcgcgctatcgcttgctcatgcgtatttctataagaggtggtaccatgttgaaatgcgtttttcgattctttcgattgttataagtacacgttattaactaataactcacctaccaacttagatatcaaattcaaaaacaacagcgccaaaactactgaaccgattgtaatgaaattttgtacacagatagtctaaagcctgagaaaggacataggctacttcttactggaaaaaggggttgtaagggggtgtttatgcgtaaatttgttcaaattaagttagttccaaaaactggaacagatggcgccaagagtcgcctagatcgcgctatcgcttgctcatatgtatttctataagaggtgataccatgttgagttaatatttgcgattctttcgattgttgtacatgttattaaataactcacctaccaacatagatatcagaaacagtctaccaataataaatagtttatgggcattgggcaaagctaaggttgtgtaatgcattatgcagctaagttgtgtaacgctaaataagctttaaaatttggtttaattaattaaattaattaagtaaaaaaaaatcatattatgtgcacactacacggctgttttgggtattttgatttaaggggtaccagggttttaaaaagcttttgacaccaattttgttgacaccgcgcgctataaactgaagtccacgcggacgaagtcgcgggcaacagctagtatttaatatttacaaagaaATTAGTAATAATCGTCACACTCCGCTCCGCTCCATCCTGATTCCACTCTGATCCTAACTGCCCTGTGCCCAGCTCCACCACGCTCCCACTACGCTCGCCTCCGCTTTCCCATATATTTTACATGAAGTTCCTTTTACCTCCGATCACATTGTTTCCACTGACGCAGAGCGGAGATTTCGAGATTTGTGATAGGCCAATTGGTTATTTttgcaccgctaagctccgcttcGCTACAATGGAAACACACCTTCAATCGACCAGGCTGGCCAGTGTCTTGTCATAGTATCATGAAGATTTCCTTCAACCTAAGAGCGTCCAATAAATACATATGATTTAGAAAACATTATTGGTACGTAGTGAGTATCGAACCGGCAGCATCCCCCGAACGAGGTGGCGGCTAAAGTCCACCATCGACACTCCTTAACGATAAAGACGTGAtcacagactacttagggatactacgtatGACGTGATTTATTATGGTGTACTATACTAGACTAGacgttacaataaataaaatatttctcataataaatttgatatatttataatgataaattagatatttcacagacaaattagtccaaaaaaatagcctatgatccttcacatggtctacttcttatctgtgctaaaaaacagaaaaattgctccagtagttcgtgaggtaagcgctttcaaataatttccccccgtttttgctatattttcctctatttcttcgctcctattagtcttagcgtgataaaaaatagcctatagccttcatcaataaatgggctatctaacactgaaatatttttttaaatcggtatagtagttcctgagattagcgcgttcaaacaatcaaacaaacaaactcttccactttataatattaaagtttagATGTCGGCCCACCGGCTTCGCCCGCTTTACTTTTCCCGTGGTAAAAAgaagcctatgtgttattctgatgtataagctatattactgtaaagtttcattaaaatccattcagtagatTTTACGTGAAAGAGTAACGTCCATAGTAAGAGTAAacatccatagtccatactcacaaactcgcatttataatatttaaaataggaTAGATCTTTACTTAACTAAAATCATGTAGTTTTATACGTTAGCAGAGTAGCACGTTATACGTTAGTTACGTTAGCAGAGTAGTAAGGTTTTATCTCATAAATTATATAACCTAATATCGATATATACCCATCACTAGCAACATCTTTAACTTGTGACAACCTACATAATAACGAAACAGAACATTACATAATGTCTCTTTCTTGCGCACTATCAATACCGTATGTaaaaaaagctaaaaatatATGCACTGTATTGCTATTTTAGCCCGGCTTCCATGCTTTAGTTATTGTTCCGagtcggtgaggaaccaatagaaaatctagaaatgtctatccttacgccatctagttaagattgttaaaattaaaattaacaaatataaatgaaaatcccccATTTCTagagtacagactacagactaTCTAAGTCTGTCAacaaagtgaagaaattaaaaagtagcaacatcgtagtgtcatccctttcaattggagcaaaggactcgtttccagctcccaataaattaagaaaaaaatcccTTTCAATgctttcaaatcaaatcaatctATCATTGAGCAAGCCGTACATATACACGGTTATGagaatttaaagtttttaaaaccaacttacaaaaagaaattccaccaaaaacattaaatcatctaaaaatgttgccaagagtCAAGACGAGAACATTTAATATAgataaggttcactcggcgtaacttggcggtagcggtcattgactccctgtcaaaaactttccattttctatacaaagccgcgtttgacaacatctgacacattattgtcaatcgcggtttatatagaaaatgacaagtttttgacagggagtcaatgaccgctatcgcccagttacgccgagtgaaccaaCATCTGACAcattattgtcaatcgcggtttatatagaaaatgacaagtttttgacagggagtcaatgaccgctaccgcccagttacgccgagCGAACCTTAGTTCGTGATCTATAATACTACCTCAATGGTTCGttgtgtcaaaaagtagtggaTCTCATGTTACTTAAGTTTCTAACCTTATATAATACCGTAAATTGGGGGTACTAGGGTCTGCAGGGAGAAAGAAGACGACCGGCCTATGCAAGCCCCCCATgtggggcctctgttcggcctaGGGGGACAAGAAACCCCAACAGTGTGGGCCTGCTTTGGGTGAGCAGGCAAGCGCGGACGGAAGTCACGGAAGACATGTAATAGGCCCTCGCGTCTCCGTCCTGCGCGAAAgtaggaacacggtcgggttttagtgggtacagCTGCGGCCACTTACCATCTCTTCGGCCGTAgcaagtcccacataccccggtggtcCTTCCCCAACGCTACCGGGGATGTGTAATAGCATTTcccgaccaaaaaaaaaaaaaaagggtctGCAGGGAGAATGGgggattttcctatttttttttatttgattgtcaaacagtttccattttagtaactagatggcgtatgggtagacaactattggtaataccagggaataccatcataCCAccgctacaaaactgggcaaaagaatgtaaaacttgatacatttcaacttgaaaaagacgcattccaatgaataggataaaaaagttattataacgatgttttagctaaaattcaccgaagaaatagccctatttaccgatattcacaccatatgtcacaggaattatacattttggttttgacaacattttacctgcacttgtgcaagataacggatatttaatggctaatattttaccaattatgaatatcaaaaacccaaaaaccacaatttgggaaaaaataataaaaaccacaccaacaataaaaagtagaagaagtttgaaagtgacatgcccgccaaaactctttcagttgtcaagtttcagtttgacaagtatttattatgtcagcgtgttcctaaactattaccagtgtactggcctaatcgcttaggccaatgatcgcttaggtttaagatattttgatttatgtcacacttgacagtacactgatattttttggaaacacaacccatatatagtcagtgatgccaacctgcagataatttcagatcggtgaggaaccaatagaaaatctagaagtgtctatccttacgccatctagttaagattgttaaaattaaaattaaaaaatataaatgaaaatctctCATTGGGTCAAAAGCGTGACCTTTTTAGAAAACCTAATTTCCcatagtattttaattttacactcTATGGtaagcttttttatttaaagcttacaacattttttatatattctgGCAACATTTGCTCGTCCTGTCATtgaatttgatgaaaataaCGGTCTTCAAAGAGTTGAGTCAAAATCGTCTGAAATTTGCTccgaaaaacattttaattttttttacttatttggaATAATTGTCTGAAAGTGAACATCGCATCCGTAGTAGCAGATATTCAGGCATTGAATAAGTAAGAAAGTAAgtggatttaagtatttttttaaatagtatttaaattttttatcactAAGGTAGTTTTAAGAAAAAATCGGGGTGTAAAGGGTCGTATGTGGGGGAAATTGGGCCGAATATGGGTTTAATAGGGACCTAATTTGGATGAATTGGGACGCCTATGGGTGAATTGGGTCTTTATGGATAGGGTTGTCACGATGGATATattctagtattattattttatcatcattGTTCGTACAGGTGTTTGTTGTTTAAAGGGGAGAaaaaccatgcttcggcacgaatggaccggctcgaccggatacaTACCATCACCTCATAGAAAACTAGCGTGAAACAACGCATGCGTTGTGTTTTGCTGAGTGCGTGAGGGATTGGGAATGTTAAAGATCAAgaacgcaagtcgcaacaccaGACGAGTTACAAGACGATGAAGAAGAGTGactcaatatttatataaaaatataataataatgtgataaTGCTTGATTGGATGTGTTGTTTGATTTTGTACTatttcttgtataatatatacctcATACCTATAGGTACAGCTATGccaaaaacattatttcatataagtacctacctgagtAGGTAGTACCTATTTGGAAACATCAGGAAAGTGGCAGCCCTAGCAAAAAtgtctattatatattatgtctatgattaaCCCCATATGCGTCCCTTTTCACCCCAGACTGTGGGTGAATTGGGTCTAGTAAGTTTTTGGacctttttgtatattttatttaataaactaaaattgtaatgtattgcaaacaaaactAGGAACCACCGGAACTCAATGATaaaattttttcttattaatcTTAAGATAATCCATAAAAATCAATGTTAAACTTGGAAAGTGACCCGATTCCCCCCATTTTACGGTATGTATACTCAGACGTTAATGTAAAAACGCAGCGCTGCTTTATGGGATGAAGACAAGAAACAAGCATGCCTAGCGGGCCACGGCccgcgggtggccgcgccgcgcccgcgccgcccgcccgccgGGCGCACGccgcacgcttaacgcagcgaatgactcttgaaaaaaaattacacatgactgagttttgacattgacagctatttctgttttttttctGACGTCATCTTCAGTCATCTTGCTAAAAAGTCGATGTGCAAAATTCTGAAAACTAACAAAAATCCTACAGGAACACCtgtataaaaagttaataatataacgATTAAATACGGCATAGCACTATGGCGGATCCAAAATATGAAAATCTTCCTGGCATTGTAACTATTACAGCTCAAAACAAAATATCGATTTTTGTGCGGGTACCCAATACAAAACGACTTTTTCCGTTTTTTAGGCCTACGACCAGCCCGATGTATATGAAACCGGGGATCTGCCGGAGGCCGATCAGCCCGAAACTGCCGAAGAGGAGGAAAACGAGTGCATCGAACAGTTGCACTTGTCCGTGAAGGACTCTTTTAACAAATTTAAAGGAAAGTTCTTAACGGGCACCGTCGACTTCTCCGATAGATTAAGCAGGAAGACCAGAATAGGATACAGGTAAAGCTTTTCTTTGTAACTAGTTTAATACTTTACAAAATAATTGACTGTCTGCCTCCGACAAATTGTTCATTAGCCAAagaacttttaaatattttttttataagattatGACATATAGGAGGAAAacttaaacaattttgtttctctgtaaatATAAAGATTTAATGTATAAGCAAAcagtaaaacatttaaaactatatgtacaactaaataaaataataatagaataacaTAAGtactagggattgcaatccggtgtcattttcaatccggaccAGATTTGACCGGATTCCCATCAATCCGGCCAGATCCGGGTGGATCCGGCCGGATTGATGAAACTGAACTAAGAAGCGGAAATCATTCTATTTTTGCTTtgccgaacttctagcgctccaaagagtagtaagtataatagcctgcaagagtggaatgGCGAAGGTTGGTATCCTTAGCGATTCCAAATCGGCTGTCCAGGCTCTCATTCTTAGTTCCTCTCATCAcctggcagtgcaaacaagggcggccctTCAAAAACTGCATCGCAGAGGCGGGAGGTTTCCCTGTTTTAGATTAAGGTGCACGCAGGTTTGAGAGGGCATGAGAGGGATGACCAATTAGCCAAGGAGGCCGTGCTGGGATTGAAAAGGAAGcctgactacgatctgtgtcctgtttcattcgtcaaaCATATCTTAAGAGTggatacgattgaggaatgggacagAAAATATGAAGTGGGCGGGACGG contains:
- the LOC121733412 gene encoding B-cell receptor-associated protein 31 encodes the protein MSLQWTIIATFLYAEIAFVLLLTLPIASPSRWNKFFKSKFLAYISGQASIYFLVLIGVLILCLLDAIREMQKYSSLEATDHQHLDAEMQGNMRLFRAQRNFYISGISLFLLIVIRRLIQMISELAALLAQSEASFRQAQSATVAAKSLLSNQGVGDEAHKKEIEVLESKILKLEKELSVAKKDKEAVKSQAESLNREYDRLAEEHSKLQKKVTIGGGDKKDD